From one bacterium genomic stretch:
- the phoU gene encoding phosphate signaling complex protein PhoU: MLYKRLEALTERLMEMADLTRSMLDNSLKALETLDVDLATRVADVDELLVNQMETWNLEEAIHVITLFQPMGKNVRQLVAIILINRDLERIADHAQNIANHTRFLAEQPKIETPEKLRTMGETALKMFSDSMDSFTGESEELAKRVIVGDDELDELTRETVREILGKMSRIPGVEEDGLPSGVSPECELTEGYWRLALVARNLERVGDHATNIAESVLFVVESHLHLHHQHEIAKELEAMRKTSEASYAPGKKKRRSQGDG; this comes from the coding sequence ATGCTGTATAAACGGTTGGAAGCCTTGACCGAGCGGTTGATGGAGATGGCCGATCTTACCCGGTCCATGCTCGACAACTCCCTCAAGGCGCTGGAGACGCTGGACGTGGACCTGGCGACCCGGGTCGCCGATGTGGACGAGCTCCTCGTCAACCAGATGGAGACCTGGAACCTGGAGGAGGCCATCCACGTCATCACCCTCTTTCAGCCCATGGGCAAGAACGTCCGGCAGCTCGTGGCCATCATCCTCATCAACCGCGACCTCGAGCGCATCGCCGACCACGCCCAGAATATCGCCAACCACACCCGATTCCTGGCGGAGCAACCCAAGATCGAGACGCCCGAAAAATTGAGGACGATGGGGGAGACGGCCCTGAAGATGTTCTCCGACAGCATGGATTCCTTCACCGGGGAGTCGGAGGAACTGGCCAAGCGCGTCATCGTCGGCGACGACGAGCTCGACGAGCTGACGCGGGAAACCGTCCGGGAGATTCTCGGAAAGATGTCGCGCATACCCGGCGTCGAAGAGGACGGCTTGCCGTCGGGGGTGAGCCCGGAGTGCGAGTTGACCGAGGGGTACTGGCGGCTGGCCCTCGTCGCCCGGAATCTTGAGCGCGTCGGCGACCACGCGACCAACATCGCCGAGAGCGTGCTCTTCGTGGTGGAGAGCCACCTGCACCTGCACCACCAGCACGAGATTGCGAAAGAGCTGGAGGCGATGAGAAAAACGAGCGAAGCGAGTTATGCCCCCGGCAAAAAGAAGCGGCGGTCGCAGGGGGATGGATAA